A single region of the Ziziphus jujuba cultivar Dongzao chromosome 10, ASM3175591v1 genome encodes:
- the LOC112490727 gene encoding indole-3-acetaldehyde oxidase isoform X1, translated as MIRYLTFALNCYPTMAIRLVSQTRGVLSKMGGTQTATGNLVFAVNGERFELPTIDPSTTLLEFLRSHTPFKSVKLSCGEGGCGACVALLSKYDPVLDKVEDFTVSSCLTLLCSVNRCSITTSEGLGNSRNGFHAIHKRFTGFHASQCGYCTPGMCVSLFGALVNAEKTNRLEPPPPFSKLTVFEAEKAVAGNICRCTGYRPIADACKSLAADVDIEDLGLNSFWRKEHSKEEKISKLPVYDRNDEVCTFPEFLKMEIRSGISFDSKRYNWYTPASVEELQNLLNFDEGTGTKIVVSNTGMGYYKELEPYDRYIDLKHIPELSMLRIDQTGVEIGAAVTISKIIETLKNENQHEFRPTDRIILQKLANHMEKIATGFIRSTASVGGNLVMAQRKYFPSDIAAILLAVDSTVDIMSGHQFKKITLEEFLEGPPLDSNSILISVKIPNWASVGKLSPENNTTLLFETYRASPRPLGNALPYLNAAFLAEVSPTKTSDGVLVNHCQMAFGAYGTKHAIRARTIEKFLTGKLLSSDVLYKAIKLVRAAVVPEDGTANPAYRSSLAAGFLFEFFSSLIDSGTEISNGFSNGYTSTSLFKHSKPVQNNNQHYPNKIPTMLSSGKQVLQLSKSYNPVGEPITKSGAAIQASGEAVYVDDIPSPVNCLHGAFIYSRKPLAWVKSIKLNQKPFPDGVAAVISSKDIPDHGKNVGSRTGFGAEPLFADDQTHCAGQRVALVVADTQKLADMAANSAVVSYGMENLEPPILSVEEAVKRSSFFDVPPFFRGKPVGDISKGMDEADNKIVSAEIRLGSQYYFYMETQTALAIADEDNCIVVYSSVQCPEYAHGVIAKCLGVPAHNVRVITRRVGGGFGGKAMHAMPIATACALAAQKLQRPVRMYLNRKTDMIVTGGRHPMKITYTVGFKSDGKITALQLEILIDAGIAIDVSPIIVPNVLNGLKKYDWGALSFDIKLCKTNSTSKSAMRAPGEVQGSYIAEAIIERVASTLSLEVDSVRNVNLHTYNSLKSFYEGSAGEPVEYTLPSIWDQLAVSSSFNQRIEMMNEFNRRNKWKKRGISRVPIVHEVLLRPTPGKVSILNDGSVVVEVGGIELGQGLWTKVKQMVAYALSLIQCNGDGDLLDKVRVIQADTLSLIQGGLTAGSTTSESSCEVVRLCCNILVERLTTLKEKLQKQTGNVQWETLISKAYMQSVNLSASSYYIPDTSSNSYLNYGAAVSEVEVNLLTGETTILQVDLIYDCGQSLNPAVDLGQIEGAFVQGVGFFMSEEYLTNSDGLLVSDSTWTYKVPSMDTIPKQFNVEILNSGHHEKRILSSKASGEPPLLLAVSVHGATSAAIKEARKQLLSWSSKDGSESIFQLDVPATMPVVKEFCGLDIVEKYLEWTIASSNN; from the exons ATGATAAGATATCTCACTTTTGCTTTGAATTGTTATCCAACAATGGCTATAAGACTAGTTTCTCAAACTAGGGGTGTCTTATCAAAAATGGGAGGGACACAAACCGCAACTGGAAATTTGGTTTTTGCTGTTAATGGTGAGAGGTTTGAACTTCCAACCATTGATCCTTCAACCACTTTGCTCGAGTTCTTGCGTTCACACACTCCCTTCAAAAGTGTCAAGCTCAGTTGTGGTGAAG GAGGTTGTGGTGCATGCGTTGCGTTGCTATCCAAGTATGATCCGGTGCTTGACAAAGTCGAGGATTTTACTGTAAGTTCATGCCTGACATTACTATGCAGTGTAAATAGATGCTCAATTACAACATCAGAAGGACTTGGAAATAGCAGAAATGGGTTCCATGCGATTCATAAAAGGTTCACTGGTTTCCATGCTTCTCAGTGTGGTTATTGTACTCCAGGAATGTGTGTTTCACTCTTTGGGGCTCTTGTCAATGCTGAGAAAACCAATCGGTTGGAGCCCCCCCCACCATTCTCCAAGCTTACTGTTTTTGAGGCCGAAAAGGCTGTTGCAGGGAACATCTGTCGCTGTACTGGTTACCGACCAATTGCTGATGCCTGCAAGAGTCTTGCAGCTGATGTTGATATTGAGGATTTGGGGTTGAACTCATTTTGGAGAAAGGAACACAGTAAGGAAGAAAAGATAAGCAAGTTACCTGTGTATGACCGTAATGATGAGGTTTGCACATTTCCCGAGTTTTTAAAGATGGAAATCAGGTCTGGCATCTCTTTTGATTCAAAAAGATATAATTGGTACACTCCTGCTAGTGTTGAGGAGCTTCAaaacttattaaattttgatgaagGGACTGGGACAAAAATAGTAGTTAGTAACACAGGGATGGGATATTACAAGGAACTAGAACCCTATGACAGATATATTGATCTGAAACATATTCCTGAACTCTCAATGCTTAGGATTGATCAAACAGGAGTTGAGATTGGAGCAGCCGTAACAATCTCCAAAATTATTGAaactttgaaaaatgaaaaccagCATGAGTTTCGACCAACAGATAGAATTATATTACAAAAACTTGCCAACCATATGGAGAAAATTGCTACAGGGTTCATCAGAAGTACGGCTAGTGTGGGGGGAAATTTGGTGATGGCAcagagaaaatattttccttcaGATATTGCTGCCATACTTCTCGCTGTAGATTCAACAGTAGATATAATGAGTGGTcaccaattcaaaaaaattacattggaggagtttctagaaGGGCCTCCATTAGATTCTAATAGTATACTAATAAGTGTTAAAATCCCAAATTGGGCATCAGTTGGTAAACTTTCTCCAGAAAACAATACTACCTTGCTGTTTGAAACCTACAGAGCTTCACCCAGGCCTTTAGGCAATGCATTGCCTTATTTGAATGCTGCCTTCTTGGCCGAAGTCTCTCCAACTAAGACTTCAGATGGAGTCTTGGTGAATCACTGTCAGATGGCTTTTGGTGCTTATGGGACAAAACATGCTATTAGGGCAAGAACGATAGAGAAATTTTTGACTGGAAAATTGTTAAGTTCTGATGTTTTATACAAAGCTATCAAATTAGTTAGAGCTGCTGTAGTTCCTGAAGATGGCACTGCAAATCCTGCATATCGATCAAGTTTGGCCGCTGGTTTTCTTTTTGAGTTCTTTAGCTCATTGATAGATAGTGGCACTGAAATTAGCAATGGCTTCTCAAATGGATATACCAGTACTTCATTGTTCAAACATTCTAAACCAGTACAGAATAATAACCAACATTACCCTAACAAGATTCCAACAATGCTATCATCTGGAAAGCAAGTGCTTCAATTAAGTAAAAGCTATAATCCAGTTGGTGAGCCAATTACAAAATCTGGAGCTGCCATCCAAGCTTCAG GTGAGGCTgtatatgtagatgacattcCTTCACCCGTAAATTGCTTACATGGAGCATTCATTTACAGCAGAAAGCCACTAGCATGGGTGAAGAGTATAAAACTCAACCAGAAACCATTTCCAGATGGAGTTGCAGCAGTTATATCTTCTAAAGACATCCCTGACCATGGGAAGAATGTAGGGTCCAGGACTGGGTTTGGTGCTGAACCTTTGTTCGCTGATGATCAGACTCATTGTGCTGGTCAGCGTGTTGCCTTAGTG GTTGCAGATACACAGAAACTTGCAGATATGGCTGCAAATAGTGCAGTGGTTAGTTATGGAATGGAAAATCTCGAGCCACCTATTTTATCTGTAGAAGAGGCTGTTAAAAGATCTAGTTTCTTTGATGTTCCTCCTTTCTTCCGGGGAAAACCTGTAGGTGACATATCGAAAGGAATGGATGAAGCTGATAACAAGATTGTTTCTGCTGAG ATCAGACTTGGTTCTCAATACTATTTCTATATGGAGACACAAACAGCCCTTGCAATTGCCGATGAAGACAACTGCATTGTGGTCTACAGTTCAGTTCAGTGTCCTGAGTATGCACATGGTGTTATTGCAAAATGTCTAGGCGTGCCTGCACATAATGTCCGTGTTATTACAAGAAGGGTTGGAGGTGGCTTTGGTGGAAAGGCCATGCATGCCATGCCA attgCAACAGCATGTGCACTTGCAGCACAGAAATTACAACGCCCTGTCCGGATGTATCTGAATCGCAAGACTGATATGATAGTGACAGGAGGAAGGCACCCAATGAAAATAACTTACACTGTTGGATTCAAGTCTGATGGAAAGATTACAGCTTTACAACTAGAGATATTGATTGATGCAGGCATTGCAATCGATGTAAGTCCAATAATTGTACCCAATGTATTGAATGGGCTTAAGAAGTATGATTGGGGTGCTCTATCTTTTGACATAAAACTATGCAAAACAAACAGTACCAGTAAGTCTGCAATGCGGGCACCTGGAGAGGTACAGGGGTCATATATTGCAGAAGCTATAATTGAACGTGTGGCATCTACGCTTTCTTTAGAAGTTGATTCTGTCAGAAATGTAAATCTTCACACATACAACAGCCTTAAATCATTCTATGAGGGAAGTGCTGGTGAACCAGTAGAGTATACTTTACCTTCAATATGGGATCAATTGGCTGTGTCTTCAAGCTTTAACCAAAGGATTGAAATGATGAATGAATTTAATAGGCgtaataaatggaaaaagaGGGGAATCTCTCGTGTACCAATCGTGCATGAAGTGTTATTGAGACCAACTCCAGggaaggtaagcattctaaatgATGGATCTGTTGTTGTTGAAGTTGGAGGGATTGAGTTGGGCCAAGGGCTCTGGACAAAGGTAAAACAGATGGTTGCTTATGCTTTAAGTTTGATCCAATGTAATGGAGATGGAGACCTCTTGGATAAAGTGCGAGTCATACAAGCTGATACATTGAGCTTAATTCAAGGGGGTCTTACCGCTGGGAGCACTACTTCAGAATCAAGCTGTGAGGTAGTTAGACTGTGCTGTAATATCCTGGTTGAGAGGCTAACTACTCTCAAAGAAAAGTTGCAGAAGCAAACTGGCAATGTCCAATGGGAGACACTTATTTCTAAG GCGTACATGCAAAGTGTGAACCTATCAGCGAGTTCCTACTATATCCCTGATACATCATCAAATTCATACCTAAACTATGGTGCAGCAGTGAGTGAG GTTGAGGTGAATCTTTTGACTGGAGAAACCACAATTTTGCAAGTGGATCTTATCTATGACTGTGGACAGAGTCTCAACCCGGCTGTGGATTTAGGACAG ATTGAGGGAGCTTTTGTACAAGGAGTTGGCTTTTTCATGTCTGAAGAATACCTGACAAATTCTGATGGACTTTTGGTCTCGGACAGTACGTGGACATACAAGGTTCCTTCAATGGATACCATACCTAAACAGTTCAATGTTGAGATATTGAACAGCGGACATCATGAAAAACGTATTCTTTCTTCAAAAG CTTCTGGTGAGCCGCCATTACTGCTAGCGGTTTCAGTTCATGGCGCTACGAGTGCTGCTATCAAAGAAGCAAGAAAACAGCTTCTTTCATGGAGCAGCAAAGATGGATCAGAGTCAATATTTCAATTGGATGTTCCTGCTACCATGCCCGTTGTGAAGGAGTTCTGTGGGTTGGACATTGTGGAGAAGTACTTGGAATGGACTATAGCTAGCAGCAATAATTGA
- the LOC112490727 gene encoding indole-3-acetaldehyde oxidase isoform X4, whose amino-acid sequence MIRYLTFALNCYPTMAIRLVSQTRGVLSKMGGTQTATGNLVFAVNGERFELPTIDPSTTLLEFLRSHTPFKSVKLSCGEGGCGACVALLSKYDPVLDKVEDFTVSSCLTLLCSVNRCSITTSEGLGNSRNGFHAIHKRFTGFHASQCGYCTPGMCVSLFGALVNAEKTNRLEPPPPFSKLTVFEAEKAVAGNICRCTGYRPIADACKSLAADVDIEDLGLNSFWRKEHSKEEKISKLPVYDRNDEVCTFPEFLKMEIRSGISFDSKRYNWYTPASVEELQNLLNFDEGTGTKIVVSNTGMGYYKELEPYDRYIDLKHIPELSMLRIDQTGVEIGAAVTISKIIETLKNENQHEFRPTDRIILQKLANHMEKIATGFIRSTASVGGNLVMAQRKYFPSDIAAILLAVDSTVDIMSGHQFKKITLEEFLEGPPLDSNSILISVKIPNWASVGKLSPENNTTLLFETYRASPRPLGNALPYLNAAFLAEVSPTKTSDGVLVNHCQMAFGAYGTKHAIRARTIEKFLTGKLLSSDVLYKAIKLVRAAVVPEDGTANPAYRSSLAAGFLFEFFSSLIDSGTEISNGFSNGYTSTSLFKHSKPVQNNNQHYPNKIPTMLSSGKQVLQLSKSYNPVGEPITKSGAAIQASGEAVYVDDIPSPVNCLHGAFIYSRKPLAWVKSIKLNQKPFPDGVAAVISSKDIPDHGKNVGSRTGFGAEPLFADDQTHCAGQRVALVVADTQKLADMAANSAVVSYGMENLEPPILSVEEAVKRSSFFDVPPFFRGKPVGDISKGMDEADNKIVSAEIRLGSQYYFYMETQTALAIADEDNCIVVYSSVQCPEYAHGVIAKCLGVPAHNVRVITRRVGGGFGGKAMHAMPIATACALAAQKLQRPVRMYLNRKTDMIVTGGRHPMKITYTVGFKSDGKITALQLEILIDAGIAIDVSPIIVPNVLNGLKKYDWGALSFDIKLCKTNSTSKSAMRAPGEVQGSYIAEAIIERVASTLSLEVDSVRNVNLHTYNSLKSFYEGSAGEPVEYTLPSIWDQLAVSSSFNQRIEMMNEFNRRNKWKKRGISRVPIVHEVLLRPTPGKVSILNDGSVVVEVGGIELGQGLWTKVKQMVAYALSLIQCNGDGDLLDKVRVIQADTLSLIQGGLTAGSTTSESSCEVVRLCCNILVERLTTLKEKLQKQTGNVQWETLISKISGVHAKCEPISEFLLYP is encoded by the exons ATGATAAGATATCTCACTTTTGCTTTGAATTGTTATCCAACAATGGCTATAAGACTAGTTTCTCAAACTAGGGGTGTCTTATCAAAAATGGGAGGGACACAAACCGCAACTGGAAATTTGGTTTTTGCTGTTAATGGTGAGAGGTTTGAACTTCCAACCATTGATCCTTCAACCACTTTGCTCGAGTTCTTGCGTTCACACACTCCCTTCAAAAGTGTCAAGCTCAGTTGTGGTGAAG GAGGTTGTGGTGCATGCGTTGCGTTGCTATCCAAGTATGATCCGGTGCTTGACAAAGTCGAGGATTTTACTGTAAGTTCATGCCTGACATTACTATGCAGTGTAAATAGATGCTCAATTACAACATCAGAAGGACTTGGAAATAGCAGAAATGGGTTCCATGCGATTCATAAAAGGTTCACTGGTTTCCATGCTTCTCAGTGTGGTTATTGTACTCCAGGAATGTGTGTTTCACTCTTTGGGGCTCTTGTCAATGCTGAGAAAACCAATCGGTTGGAGCCCCCCCCACCATTCTCCAAGCTTACTGTTTTTGAGGCCGAAAAGGCTGTTGCAGGGAACATCTGTCGCTGTACTGGTTACCGACCAATTGCTGATGCCTGCAAGAGTCTTGCAGCTGATGTTGATATTGAGGATTTGGGGTTGAACTCATTTTGGAGAAAGGAACACAGTAAGGAAGAAAAGATAAGCAAGTTACCTGTGTATGACCGTAATGATGAGGTTTGCACATTTCCCGAGTTTTTAAAGATGGAAATCAGGTCTGGCATCTCTTTTGATTCAAAAAGATATAATTGGTACACTCCTGCTAGTGTTGAGGAGCTTCAaaacttattaaattttgatgaagGGACTGGGACAAAAATAGTAGTTAGTAACACAGGGATGGGATATTACAAGGAACTAGAACCCTATGACAGATATATTGATCTGAAACATATTCCTGAACTCTCAATGCTTAGGATTGATCAAACAGGAGTTGAGATTGGAGCAGCCGTAACAATCTCCAAAATTATTGAaactttgaaaaatgaaaaccagCATGAGTTTCGACCAACAGATAGAATTATATTACAAAAACTTGCCAACCATATGGAGAAAATTGCTACAGGGTTCATCAGAAGTACGGCTAGTGTGGGGGGAAATTTGGTGATGGCAcagagaaaatattttccttcaGATATTGCTGCCATACTTCTCGCTGTAGATTCAACAGTAGATATAATGAGTGGTcaccaattcaaaaaaattacattggaggagtttctagaaGGGCCTCCATTAGATTCTAATAGTATACTAATAAGTGTTAAAATCCCAAATTGGGCATCAGTTGGTAAACTTTCTCCAGAAAACAATACTACCTTGCTGTTTGAAACCTACAGAGCTTCACCCAGGCCTTTAGGCAATGCATTGCCTTATTTGAATGCTGCCTTCTTGGCCGAAGTCTCTCCAACTAAGACTTCAGATGGAGTCTTGGTGAATCACTGTCAGATGGCTTTTGGTGCTTATGGGACAAAACATGCTATTAGGGCAAGAACGATAGAGAAATTTTTGACTGGAAAATTGTTAAGTTCTGATGTTTTATACAAAGCTATCAAATTAGTTAGAGCTGCTGTAGTTCCTGAAGATGGCACTGCAAATCCTGCATATCGATCAAGTTTGGCCGCTGGTTTTCTTTTTGAGTTCTTTAGCTCATTGATAGATAGTGGCACTGAAATTAGCAATGGCTTCTCAAATGGATATACCAGTACTTCATTGTTCAAACATTCTAAACCAGTACAGAATAATAACCAACATTACCCTAACAAGATTCCAACAATGCTATCATCTGGAAAGCAAGTGCTTCAATTAAGTAAAAGCTATAATCCAGTTGGTGAGCCAATTACAAAATCTGGAGCTGCCATCCAAGCTTCAG GTGAGGCTgtatatgtagatgacattcCTTCACCCGTAAATTGCTTACATGGAGCATTCATTTACAGCAGAAAGCCACTAGCATGGGTGAAGAGTATAAAACTCAACCAGAAACCATTTCCAGATGGAGTTGCAGCAGTTATATCTTCTAAAGACATCCCTGACCATGGGAAGAATGTAGGGTCCAGGACTGGGTTTGGTGCTGAACCTTTGTTCGCTGATGATCAGACTCATTGTGCTGGTCAGCGTGTTGCCTTAGTG GTTGCAGATACACAGAAACTTGCAGATATGGCTGCAAATAGTGCAGTGGTTAGTTATGGAATGGAAAATCTCGAGCCACCTATTTTATCTGTAGAAGAGGCTGTTAAAAGATCTAGTTTCTTTGATGTTCCTCCTTTCTTCCGGGGAAAACCTGTAGGTGACATATCGAAAGGAATGGATGAAGCTGATAACAAGATTGTTTCTGCTGAG ATCAGACTTGGTTCTCAATACTATTTCTATATGGAGACACAAACAGCCCTTGCAATTGCCGATGAAGACAACTGCATTGTGGTCTACAGTTCAGTTCAGTGTCCTGAGTATGCACATGGTGTTATTGCAAAATGTCTAGGCGTGCCTGCACATAATGTCCGTGTTATTACAAGAAGGGTTGGAGGTGGCTTTGGTGGAAAGGCCATGCATGCCATGCCA attgCAACAGCATGTGCACTTGCAGCACAGAAATTACAACGCCCTGTCCGGATGTATCTGAATCGCAAGACTGATATGATAGTGACAGGAGGAAGGCACCCAATGAAAATAACTTACACTGTTGGATTCAAGTCTGATGGAAAGATTACAGCTTTACAACTAGAGATATTGATTGATGCAGGCATTGCAATCGATGTAAGTCCAATAATTGTACCCAATGTATTGAATGGGCTTAAGAAGTATGATTGGGGTGCTCTATCTTTTGACATAAAACTATGCAAAACAAACAGTACCAGTAAGTCTGCAATGCGGGCACCTGGAGAGGTACAGGGGTCATATATTGCAGAAGCTATAATTGAACGTGTGGCATCTACGCTTTCTTTAGAAGTTGATTCTGTCAGAAATGTAAATCTTCACACATACAACAGCCTTAAATCATTCTATGAGGGAAGTGCTGGTGAACCAGTAGAGTATACTTTACCTTCAATATGGGATCAATTGGCTGTGTCTTCAAGCTTTAACCAAAGGATTGAAATGATGAATGAATTTAATAGGCgtaataaatggaaaaagaGGGGAATCTCTCGTGTACCAATCGTGCATGAAGTGTTATTGAGACCAACTCCAGggaaggtaagcattctaaatgATGGATCTGTTGTTGTTGAAGTTGGAGGGATTGAGTTGGGCCAAGGGCTCTGGACAAAGGTAAAACAGATGGTTGCTTATGCTTTAAGTTTGATCCAATGTAATGGAGATGGAGACCTCTTGGATAAAGTGCGAGTCATACAAGCTGATACATTGAGCTTAATTCAAGGGGGTCTTACCGCTGGGAGCACTACTTCAGAATCAAGCTGTGAGGTAGTTAGACTGTGCTGTAATATCCTGGTTGAGAGGCTAACTACTCTCAAAGAAAAGTTGCAGAAGCAAACTGGCAATGTCCAATGGGAGACACTTATTTCTAAG ATTTCAGGCGTACATGCAAAGTGTGAACCTATCAGCGAGTTCCTACTATATCCCTGA